A region of Asterias amurensis chromosome 20, ASM3211899v1 DNA encodes the following proteins:
- the LOC139952331 gene encoding uncharacterized protein isoform X1 — translation MSQAYGRMYHPSPHQHHHQGPPLFRQAGEGPPHHQGYPSHRGYHQNHYSPSRPTPPSHNYNNSVSVYSVPKPSRPYNNYNNRRGRGGGGNTGRGGYHNNHHSNAQGYNNHNHNSYRSHPPDFDLEWDHYDFKADGPSGQRGGRQRDARSRPGGGATLNDAELEWDDYDLRPKEDEEEESSESLDYILTEGVFPLIGVVTKTPLSRGHIPLGAIQVCRFPQGGSFKAFTSSDHFAKSLRLNKDLLVLTSELKEGSLLTGFDSPNETKDFLLSDLALTRNKDDASSLTDTPSKESESEAASNDISEEDLDEDLLNETYESGYQDRLGDIDLYALAPHDFDSPDSTFSRSLADLTDISLYEELGIDPSLVKAGLERTRSLGDATRAQDASKGALKGAKTKKRKRKGSEKVEESTTAGAGDEGNEKKTKRLAPNFFVAVQVSNPQIHEALRDVQQTVVSGDEKLKDAMVPIATLHLTIMVMHLATEEDVERAKEALDECHQLLSPRFEKEKLSILFGGLGHFNNQVMFAKIKDQDNILEILYEIADTVEKCFSDYNLVSTGERGFKPHLTVMKLSRAPSLRKKGVRRIKSELYKAHSNQVFGEQVLEGLQLCSINKPKTVEGYYCKAAEVLFGDPASRLDRDIHTIAEGVEPSTESNHQRTSNDPSETSQTTESVNRTLGPEEPMDLNNCESTSDKSSQSLPGNQSSSDGHVNKVSDGNHEHQPHPVCDSAGDHPDCTADQNGSRCDTITNGTVNSSEISPSSRSSNGTTAEEQLNHLNNEKCSRSQSIQNKGIESSPVVVNGCCNEESFNGNHQDNDCKTLCENPLEKVIK, via the exons ATGTCTCAGGCGTACGGGCGCATGTACCACCCCTCTCCCCACCAGCACCACCATCAAGGGCCTCCGCTATTCCGACAAGCAGGTGAGGGTCCCCCCCATCACCAAGGTTACCCGAGTCACCGCGGGTACCACCAGAATCACTACAGTCCTTCACGCCCTACTCCTCCGTCCCACAACTACAACAACTCCGTCTCTGTGTATTCCGTCCCGAAGCCGTCGCGGCcgtacaacaactacaacaacagaCGGGGGCGCGGTGGTGGAGGCAACACCGGGCGTGGTGGGTACCACAACAATCACCATAGCAACGCCCAGGGCTACAACAATCACAACCACAATAGTTACAGGTCGCATCCCCCGGATTTTGACCTTGAGTGGGACCATTACGACTTTAAGGCTGACGGGCCGTCGGGACAGCGTGGTGGTCGTCAGAGGGACGCACGTTCCCGACCTGGCGGAGGAGCGACGCTAAACGACGCTGAGCTAGAGTGGGATGATTACGACCTAAGACCCAAGGAAGACGAAGAAGAGGAGAGTTCAGAAAGCTTGGATTACATCTTGACCGAAGGAGTCTTCCCATTG ATTGGAGTGGTAACCAAAACCCCCTTATCCCGGGGTCACATTCCCCTCGGTGCTATACAAGTGTGTCGCTTCCCCCAGGGTGGCTCCTTCAAGGCCTTCACCTCCTCGGATCACTTTGCCAAGTCGCTACGTCTCAACAAGGACCTCCTCGTCCTGACCAGTGAACTCAAGGAAGGATCCCTACTCACCGGGTTCGACAGCCCCAACGAGACAAAAGACTTCCTGCTGTCGGATCTAGCCCTCACTAGGAACAAAGACGACGCCTCAAGTTTAACTGACACGCCCTCTAAGGAGAGCGAGAGCGAAGCGGCTTCCAACGACATCTCAGAGGAAGATCTCGACGAAGATTTACTCAACGAGACGTACGAGTCAGGCTACCAGGATCGTCTGGGTGATATTGATCTCTACGCGCTTGCACCGCACGATTTTGATTCTCCAGATTCGACGTTCAGCAGATCCTTAGCGGATTTGACGGACATTAGCCTAT ATGAGGAACTTGGTATAGATCCGAGTCTGGTGAAGGCTGGTCTAGAGAGAACAAGATCACTGGGAGATGCAACAAGAG CGCAAGATGCATCCAAAGGAGCTCTTAAAGGAGCTAAGACCAAGAAGCGAAAGAGGAAAGGATCTGAGAAGGTTGAGGAGTCGACGACAGCTGGAGCAGGAGACGAAGGCAATGAGAAGAAGACCAAGAGATTAGCTCCAAACTTCTTCGTAGCTGTTCAAGTTTCAAATCCTCAG ATACATGAGGCTCTCAGGGATGTCCAGCAGACAGTCGTATCCGGTGATGAGAAGCTGAAAGATGCCATGGTTCCCATAGCAACACTGCATCTCACCATCATGGTGATGCACCTTGCAACGGAAGAGGATGTGGAAAG GGCCAAGGAAGCTCTGGATGAGTGCCATCAACTCCTGAGTCCTCGCTTTGAGAAGGAGAAACTCAGCATTTTGTTTGGGGGTCTCGGTCACTTCAACAACCAAGTCATGTTTGCCAAGATCAAAGACCAGGACAACATCTTAGAGATCCTTTATGAGATCGCTG ACACGGTAGAGAAATGTTTCTCGGACTACAATTTGGTTTCAACCGGGGAGCGAGGCTTCAAGCCCCACCTGACCGTCATGAAGCTATCGAGGGCGCCGAGTCTGCGTAAAAAAGGCGTACGCAGAATCAAATCAGAGCTGTACAAGGCGCACAGCAATCAGGTGTTCGGTGAACAGGTATTGGAAGGGCTGCAGCTGTGCTCTATTAATAAACCCAAGACTGTGGAAGGGTACTATTGTAAAGCCGCTGAAGTGCTGTTTGGGGATCCAG CCTCTAGACTCGACCGTGACATTCACACTATAGCAGAGGGTGTCGAACCATCCACAGAATCAAATCATCAAAGGACATCAAACGACCCATCAG AAACGAGTCAAACAACAGAAAGTGTCAACAGAACGCTAGGACCGGAAGAACCGATGGATTTGAATAACTGTGAATCCACCTCCGACAAATCGTCCCAGAGTCTACCAGGAAACCAGTCATCATCAGACGGACATGTAAACAAAGTCTCCGATGGTAACCATGAACATCAGCCTCATCCAGTGTGTGACAGTGCAGGGGACCATCCAGATTGCACTGCTGACCAAAATGGCAGCCGGTGCGATACGATAACTAACGGCACTGTGAACTCAAGCGAAATCTCTCCGAGCTCCCGGTCGTCGAATGGTACAACAGCCGAGGAGCAATTGAATCACCTGAACAATGAGAAATGCTCACGATCTCAAAGTATTCAAAATAAAGGGATTGAGAGTTCACCAGTTGTCGTCAACGGATGTTGCAACGAGGAAAGCTTCAACGGAAATCACCAAGACAACGATTgtaaaactctttgtgaaaatccGTTGGAAAAAGTGATTAAATGA
- the LOC139952331 gene encoding uncharacterized protein isoform X2 produces MLNYWSRVYPNYNHKVALLINHRRRFINRLTNLNWLNPVKKTLTLRPGNGKKYFSNPQLKFHRILNYLCSQIKFQRLESVLTINQEGSKPPVNQVKLLTLTHGYHNQDYLDRSMASRINKQAAKRKHKASEQAHTNNPQHSCTSTMSLHPGSTLEKHVWGESPVDEDGCSVQLEPETGSVLFRAKIRCQRPPSLSPDSQDPTAATNSMPIKSDPLTSPAEVTDDDLTITALGNIDIFEPDSVSDFSINSTPTTRSFRESDEELGIDPSLVKAGLERTRSLGDATRAQDASKGALKGAKTKKRKRKGSEKVEESTTAGAGDEGNEKKTKRLAPNFFVAVQVSNPQIHEALRDVQQTVVSGDEKLKDAMVPIATLHLTIMVMHLATEEDVERAKEALDECHQLLSPRFEKEKLSILFGGLGHFNNQVMFAKIKDQDNILEILYEIADTVEKCFSDYNLVSTGERGFKPHLTVMKLSRAPSLRKKGVRRIKSELYKAHSNQVFGEQVLEGLQLCSINKPKTVEGYYCKAAEVLFGDPASRLDRDIHTIAEGVEPSTESNHQRTSNDPSETSQTTESVNRTLGPEEPMDLNNCESTSDKSSQSLPGNQSSSDGHVNKVSDGNHEHQPHPVCDSAGDHPDCTADQNGSRCDTITNGTVNSSEISPSSRSSNGTTAEEQLNHLNNEKCSRSQSIQNKGIESSPVVVNGCCNEESFNGNHQDNDCKTLCENPLEKVIK; encoded by the exons ATGCTTAACTACTGGAGTAGAGTCTATCCTAACTATAACCACAAGGTGGCATTGCTCATTAACCACAGACGAAGGTTCATTAACCGATTAACCAACCTTAACTGGTTGAATCCAGTGAAGAAAACTTTGACTCTCCGTCCAGGAAACGGTAAAAAGTACTTTTCTAATCCCCAGCTGAAATTTCATCGGATATTAAACTACCTCTGTAGTCAGATAAAATTTCAAAGACTTGAAAGCGTTTTGACTATAAACCAGGAAGGCAGTAAACCCCCTGTAAACCAAGTTAAACTGTTAACTTTGACCCACGGTTACCATAACCAGGATTATCTGGACAGAAGCATGGCAAGCCGGATTAACAAGCAAGCTGCTAAACGTAAACACAAAGCCAGCGAGCAAGCTCACACTAACAACCCCCAGCATTCATGTACATCCACGATGAGCCTGCACCCAGGAAGTACCCTCGAGAAGCATGTCTGGGGCGAGAGCCCCGTCGACGAGGACGGATGCTCAGTCCAGTTAGAACCTGAGACGGGGTCTGTACTTTTTCGGGCTAAGATCCGATGTCAAAGACCGCCAAGTCTTAGCCCTGATTCACAGGATCCCACTGCTGCAACTAACAGCATGCCAATCAAGTCTGATCCCCTGACTTCCCCAGCAGAAGTAACTGACGACGATCTAACCATAACTGCTCTTGGTAACATTGACATATTTGAGCCAGACTCGGTGTCTGATTTTTCCATTAACTCGACACCAACTACACGTTCATTCAGAGAATCTG ATGAGGAACTTGGTATAGATCCGAGTCTGGTGAAGGCTGGTCTAGAGAGAACAAGATCACTGGGAGATGCAACAAGAG CGCAAGATGCATCCAAAGGAGCTCTTAAAGGAGCTAAGACCAAGAAGCGAAAGAGGAAAGGATCTGAGAAGGTTGAGGAGTCGACGACAGCTGGAGCAGGAGACGAAGGCAATGAGAAGAAGACCAAGAGATTAGCTCCAAACTTCTTCGTAGCTGTTCAAGTTTCAAATCCTCAG ATACATGAGGCTCTCAGGGATGTCCAGCAGACAGTCGTATCCGGTGATGAGAAGCTGAAAGATGCCATGGTTCCCATAGCAACACTGCATCTCACCATCATGGTGATGCACCTTGCAACGGAAGAGGATGTGGAAAG GGCCAAGGAAGCTCTGGATGAGTGCCATCAACTCCTGAGTCCTCGCTTTGAGAAGGAGAAACTCAGCATTTTGTTTGGGGGTCTCGGTCACTTCAACAACCAAGTCATGTTTGCCAAGATCAAAGACCAGGACAACATCTTAGAGATCCTTTATGAGATCGCTG ACACGGTAGAGAAATGTTTCTCGGACTACAATTTGGTTTCAACCGGGGAGCGAGGCTTCAAGCCCCACCTGACCGTCATGAAGCTATCGAGGGCGCCGAGTCTGCGTAAAAAAGGCGTACGCAGAATCAAATCAGAGCTGTACAAGGCGCACAGCAATCAGGTGTTCGGTGAACAGGTATTGGAAGGGCTGCAGCTGTGCTCTATTAATAAACCCAAGACTGTGGAAGGGTACTATTGTAAAGCCGCTGAAGTGCTGTTTGGGGATCCAG CCTCTAGACTCGACCGTGACATTCACACTATAGCAGAGGGTGTCGAACCATCCACAGAATCAAATCATCAAAGGACATCAAACGACCCATCAG AAACGAGTCAAACAACAGAAAGTGTCAACAGAACGCTAGGACCGGAAGAACCGATGGATTTGAATAACTGTGAATCCACCTCCGACAAATCGTCCCAGAGTCTACCAGGAAACCAGTCATCATCAGACGGACATGTAAACAAAGTCTCCGATGGTAACCATGAACATCAGCCTCATCCAGTGTGTGACAGTGCAGGGGACCATCCAGATTGCACTGCTGACCAAAATGGCAGCCGGTGCGATACGATAACTAACGGCACTGTGAACTCAAGCGAAATCTCTCCGAGCTCCCGGTCGTCGAATGGTACAACAGCCGAGGAGCAATTGAATCACCTGAACAATGAGAAATGCTCACGATCTCAAAGTATTCAAAATAAAGGGATTGAGAGTTCACCAGTTGTCGTCAACGGATGTTGCAACGAGGAAAGCTTCAACGGAAATCACCAAGACAACGATTgtaaaactctttgtgaaaatccGTTGGAAAAAGTGATTAAATGA